In a single window of the Anaplasma platys genome:
- the carA gene encoding glutamine-hydrolyzing carbamoyl-phosphate synthase small subunit produces the protein MPEFDFSISMTNCYHNAVVVLADGRHFFGRSLGNRTDSVGEVCFITGLTGYQYTITDPSFADQIVTFTFPHIGNVGINDKDFECSRVLAKGIIVREMSCASHVSSKTDLESWIKANGLTGISGVDTRALTMHLREHGTQPGIVHHFENRNTVDLLALQHIARAYTAKTLATALPHLADHQVSTRGAEVCVIDLGAKQGILNALTRMGCAVSVVAGIDDFATRVLSLNPKGIVISNGPGDPSDLESHVLTQLRVLLDSGIPTLGICLGHQLLALALGAKTIKMHHGHRGSNHPVYNIETGTVEVTSQNHGYAVDGQTLPANVVVTHKSLFDDTIEGIKLTDYPVRSVQYHPEGCPGPQDSHYIFQDFANLINCGLA, from the coding sequence ATGCCGGAGTTTGACTTTTCCATAAGTATGACAAATTGCTATCACAACGCAGTCGTAGTTCTTGCCGATGGAAGACATTTTTTTGGCAGATCCCTTGGAAATAGGACCGACAGCGTAGGTGAAGTGTGCTTTATTACGGGACTCACCGGGTACCAGTACACGATCACAGACCCCTCCTTTGCAGATCAAATAGTGACATTCACATTTCCGCATATAGGCAATGTGGGCATTAACGACAAAGATTTTGAGTGTAGTAGAGTGCTGGCCAAGGGGATCATTGTGCGAGAGATGTCATGTGCATCTCATGTGTCTTCCAAAACCGATCTAGAATCTTGGATAAAAGCCAATGGACTCACTGGAATATCCGGTGTAGACACCAGAGCGCTAACAATGCACCTACGCGAGCATGGTACACAGCCTGGAATAGTCCACCATTTTGAGAATCGCAACACGGTTGATTTGCTGGCATTACAACACATAGCGCGTGCCTATACAGCCAAAACACTTGCTACTGCTCTGCCGCATCTAGCTGATCATCAAGTGTCGACCCGCGGTGCAGAGGTATGTGTTATAGATCTAGGAGCCAAGCAAGGTATACTGAATGCACTCACAAGGATGGGCTGTGCTGTCAGTGTTGTGGCGGGGATTGACGATTTTGCCACTCGCGTTCTGTCGCTTAACCCCAAAGGCATAGTAATTTCCAACGGCCCGGGGGACCCATCAGATCTGGAATCACATGTATTAACACAGCTCAGAGTACTGCTGGATTCGGGCATTCCGACGCTGGGGATATGCCTGGGACATCAACTTTTGGCACTAGCTTTGGGTGCAAAAACAATCAAAATGCATCACGGGCATAGGGGCAGCAACCATCCGGTATATAATATAGAGACCGGAACTGTAGAGGTTACAAGCCAAAATCACGGTTATGCCGTGGATGGACAAACCCTACCGGCGAATGTTGTGGTGACCCATAAATCACTGTTTGATGACACAATTGAGGGAATCAAGCTGACAGATTACCCAGTAAGGTCTGTTCAATACCACCCAGAAGGCTGCCCAGGGCCCCAAGACTCTCACTATATATTTCAAGACTTTGCCAACCTGATAAATTGTGGATTAGCATAG
- the gpmI gene encoding 2,3-bisphosphoglycerate-independent phosphoglycerate mutase has product MFGSNVVLCILDGWGNGSGGMYDAIHGAHKPFWDSIVSRCPRSSLYASGDDVGLPPGQVGNSEVGHISIGCGRVVLQDLLRINQEIDEVHSNPELLKFVDNLKNSKGACHVVGLLSDGGVHSMQAHMEKLISVVSGFGIRVYVHAILDGRDVLPSSAKKYVNQLEASIASLDAVVGTVGGRYYAMDRDNRLDRTCKAYDALAYAKGPRCENALEVVENSYSKGVTDEFIVPTVVGDYSGVSVEDGVLFINFRNDRVLQLLSMLLHRMPEVKNVLGMRQYSSKILIPSLFPPRDIQWSLGEVVAAQGLKQLRIAETEKFAHVTFFFNGGREDRFVGEDRVIIPSPDVSTYDLKPEMSAIDVTDTLVGRIRSAKYSLIVVNYANADMVGHTGNMEATKRAVTVVDSCLQRVYDAASDIGATMLITADHGNAEKMFDVNEGAPFTSHTESTVPFVVCNMQREISLADGRLCDIAPTILEIMKIAQPPEMTGRSLLRPSSL; this is encoded by the coding sequence ATGTTTGGGAGTAATGTTGTGCTCTGTATACTTGATGGATGGGGCAACGGAAGTGGTGGCATGTATGATGCAATTCACGGGGCGCATAAGCCATTTTGGGACTCAATAGTTTCACGGTGTCCGAGGAGTAGCCTGTATGCGAGTGGTGATGATGTTGGTCTTCCTCCCGGGCAGGTAGGAAATTCAGAGGTTGGGCACATAAGCATAGGGTGTGGCCGGGTTGTCCTGCAGGATTTATTGAGGATCAATCAGGAGATAGATGAAGTTCACAGCAATCCTGAACTGCTGAAGTTCGTTGATAATCTCAAGAATAGTAAAGGTGCCTGTCACGTTGTGGGATTGCTTTCTGATGGTGGGGTGCATTCTATGCAGGCACACATGGAGAAGCTAATTTCTGTTGTTTCGGGGTTTGGCATCAGGGTATATGTGCATGCTATTCTTGATGGTAGAGACGTTTTACCATCTTCAGCCAAGAAGTACGTGAATCAACTCGAGGCGAGCATTGCCTCACTCGACGCGGTAGTGGGGACTGTGGGTGGTCGGTATTATGCGATGGACAGGGACAATCGCCTGGATAGGACATGTAAAGCTTATGATGCTTTGGCATATGCGAAGGGGCCCAGGTGTGAAAATGCGTTAGAAGTTGTGGAAAACAGCTACAGTAAAGGGGTAACGGATGAATTTATAGTCCCGACCGTTGTGGGTGACTACAGCGGTGTAAGTGTAGAGGATGGCGTTTTGTTTATCAATTTCAGAAACGACAGAGTTTTGCAGTTGTTAAGCATGCTTCTGCATAGAATGCCCGAAGTAAAGAACGTTTTGGGTATGAGGCAGTACTCCTCTAAGATCCTGATCCCGAGCCTTTTCCCGCCCCGAGACATACAGTGGTCTCTTGGAGAAGTGGTAGCTGCGCAAGGCTTGAAGCAGCTTCGCATAGCGGAGACGGAAAAATTCGCACATGTTACGTTTTTCTTTAATGGGGGTAGGGAAGATCGCTTTGTTGGCGAAGATCGCGTGATAATTCCTTCTCCTGATGTGAGCACATATGACTTAAAGCCGGAGATGTCGGCTATAGATGTTACGGATACCCTGGTGGGTAGAATACGTTCGGCGAAATATTCGCTGATCGTGGTCAATTATGCCAACGCTGACATGGTGGGGCACACTGGGAACATGGAGGCTACAAAGAGGGCGGTCACGGTTGTGGATTCTTGCTTGCAAAGAGTTTATGATGCTGCATCCGATATAGGGGCTACAATGTTAATCACCGCAGACCACGGCAATGCAGAGAAGATGTTCGACGTCAACGAAGGTGCTCCCTTCACCTCGCATACGGAGAGTACGGTACCGTTTGTTGTTTGCAACATGCAGCGAGAAATAAGTCTAGCTGATGGCAGGCTTTGTGACATAGCCCCTACCATTCTGGAGATTATGAAGATTGCGCAGCCCCCAGAAATGACAGGACGTTCTTTGCTTCGACCGTCTAGCCTGTGA
- the der gene encoding ribosome biogenesis GTPase Der, with translation MQKVAIVGLPNVGKSTLFNRLTKSKSAIVSNIAHVTRDRKEAPANFCGLKFTVIDTGGVAEGTGIQSLVTKQVQLAVAQSDVIFFVIDIKTSTTDNNIALGKWLRKATEKPIVLLVNKCESSKNDFPVDTMEYLEFIGPVHISAEHNLGMQYLYDAIAPFLEQTPVQKSRDNSIPISIMGQPNVGKSTFLNCVLGEDRVITDDAAGTTRDSISTEYNHKGIKLLITDTAGLRKRTKVTEDMEKLSTKSAIHALSKSCVVILMVDFLQGITQQDLSIAGTAIRDGKSVVVALNKADLISDKATEEEILKAICLHSRVDFDVPIMKISALKNIGCDKVLDKAIRLYESSSTHISTPRLNKWLRTAVEHHPPHVQNCRKVKLKYISQVSVLPPTFVVATNTPGHEIESSYKSYLKNSFLTHFSLQGVPIRMIFRKGENPYTKAKN, from the coding sequence ATGCAAAAAGTGGCTATAGTGGGGTTGCCTAACGTGGGTAAGTCTACCTTATTCAACCGCCTTACTAAGAGTAAATCCGCTATAGTGAGCAACATTGCTCACGTCACTAGGGATCGCAAGGAAGCACCGGCTAATTTTTGTGGCCTGAAATTTACAGTAATTGATACTGGAGGGGTAGCCGAAGGCACGGGCATACAGTCTTTGGTAACCAAGCAGGTGCAACTTGCTGTCGCACAATCTGATGTTATTTTTTTCGTTATAGACATCAAGACATCTACCACCGATAACAATATTGCACTGGGAAAGTGGCTACGTAAGGCAACAGAAAAGCCAATTGTCCTCCTAGTAAACAAGTGTGAAAGCAGCAAAAATGACTTTCCTGTAGATACCATGGAATATCTGGAGTTTATCGGCCCGGTGCACATATCTGCGGAACATAATTTAGGGATGCAGTACCTATACGATGCTATAGCACCATTTCTGGAACAAACCCCCGTCCAAAAAAGCAGAGACAATTCCATACCAATATCTATAATGGGGCAACCTAATGTGGGTAAATCCACATTTCTCAACTGTGTTCTTGGCGAAGACCGAGTGATCACTGACGACGCAGCGGGAACAACGCGTGACTCGATAAGCACAGAGTATAATCATAAAGGCATAAAACTACTCATTACTGACACCGCGGGACTACGAAAGCGCACAAAAGTGACCGAAGACATGGAAAAACTTTCCACTAAATCCGCTATTCATGCACTCTCAAAATCATGCGTGGTCATACTGATGGTAGATTTTTTACAGGGAATAACCCAGCAAGACCTGTCCATAGCCGGCACCGCAATAAGAGACGGCAAAAGCGTTGTTGTAGCGCTAAACAAGGCTGACTTAATAAGCGACAAAGCCACAGAGGAGGAAATCTTAAAGGCCATTTGCCTTCACAGCAGAGTAGATTTTGATGTTCCCATTATGAAAATCTCAGCGTTAAAAAACATCGGATGCGATAAGGTACTAGATAAAGCGATAAGACTCTATGAATCTTCTAGCACTCATATAAGCACCCCCAGACTCAATAAGTGGCTGCGAACAGCTGTTGAACACCATCCTCCACACGTACAAAACTGCAGGAAAGTAAAACTGAAGTATATTTCCCAAGTAAGCGTGCTGCCACCAACCTTTGTTGTCGCAACTAACACCCCCGGACATGAAATTGAAAGTTCATACAAGTCATATCTCAAAAACAGCTTTCTAACCCATTTCTCCCTGCAGGGAGTACCTATCAGGATGATATTCAGGAAGGGAGAAAATCCGTACACAAAGGCAAAAAACTGA
- a CDS encoding PQQ-binding-like beta-propeller repeat protein, with the protein MNRVLLYVVVKMHLLAAVFLFLAFFFGSVGVFNEEASAAVVHGRGRGLQSFSVLPSGGEQTFTKFRVLKGVSSSSRVAPVEAGSVVVTLDDNGRLTAFDNDSGKILWYVALAGGQRSLYSASLLYSQGTVLCAIDNFLYGLDPSTGKIKWKSTLRSFLSGELVLVNEGDSVAALTIDSYLYVFDVETGGLLWHHEEPGVEVRVSGALSVAYLSRNGQDAVFVLFPDGKAKRLDSRSGDVLWESAVGEYNQGSVGDVRIAPVVVGDFVFAADGEGSLVCLSANTGEFIWSQGIGVRGISKVDEKTVFVITADSQLVALDAESRVQLWSLTLQEIGKKRWSWNAPVMANGKLWVLGSNGDLLGVSALSGAVEEMYKLEAGHFYKPPVLIGGSLYATAGRDGLVVVS; encoded by the coding sequence ATGAACCGGGTCCTTTTGTACGTTGTGGTTAAAATGCACTTACTTGCGGCTGTATTCCTGTTTCTTGCTTTTTTCTTTGGTAGTGTTGGGGTGTTCAATGAAGAGGCTAGCGCTGCCGTTGTGCATGGCAGAGGTCGAGGACTTCAAAGTTTCTCGGTGTTGCCATCTGGTGGAGAGCAAACCTTTACCAAATTCAGGGTACTGAAGGGGGTGTCCTCCAGTTCCAGGGTTGCCCCTGTTGAGGCTGGGAGTGTGGTAGTTACTTTGGATGATAATGGAAGGCTAACAGCTTTCGATAACGATAGTGGAAAAATCTTGTGGTATGTGGCGCTTGCAGGTGGTCAGCGCTCGCTCTACTCTGCAAGTTTGCTCTACTCCCAGGGAACGGTCTTATGTGCCATAGACAATTTCCTGTACGGTCTTGACCCAAGCACCGGGAAGATAAAGTGGAAGAGCACTTTGCGTAGTTTTTTGAGTGGTGAGCTGGTTCTGGTTAATGAAGGCGATTCTGTAGCCGCTCTTACGATTGATAGCTATCTGTATGTGTTTGATGTAGAAACCGGTGGTTTGTTATGGCACCATGAGGAGCCGGGAGTTGAGGTTCGTGTAAGTGGTGCTTTGTCAGTTGCTTACCTGTCACGCAATGGTCAGGATGCGGTTTTTGTGTTGTTTCCCGATGGAAAGGCTAAGCGACTAGATTCCCGCAGCGGGGATGTTTTATGGGAGAGTGCTGTGGGGGAGTACAATCAAGGTTCTGTGGGTGATGTTCGAATCGCTCCGGTTGTCGTGGGTGACTTTGTTTTTGCGGCAGACGGTGAGGGTTCGCTGGTGTGTTTGAGTGCAAACACTGGTGAATTTATCTGGTCACAAGGAATTGGGGTGCGCGGAATCTCCAAGGTGGACGAAAAGACGGTGTTTGTAATCACAGCTGATTCACAGCTTGTCGCTTTAGATGCTGAGAGTCGCGTGCAGCTGTGGAGTTTGACCCTGCAAGAGATAGGGAAGAAACGGTGGTCATGGAATGCTCCGGTGATGGCTAATGGAAAACTTTGGGTTTTGGGTAGTAACGGGGATCTCTTGGGCGTCAGTGCCCTCTCTGGTGCGGTGGAAGAGATGTATAAACTGGAGGCTGGTCATTTTTATAAACCACCGGTTTTGATTGGTGGCTCTTTATACGCAACTGCGGGAAGAGATGGGTTGGTGGTTGTTTCGTAG
- the lpdA gene encoding dihydrolipoyl dehydrogenase — MSSCYYDVAVIGAGPGGYKCSVKSARLGLKTVCIDKNSQCGGTCLREGCIPSKALLEYSYKYYSAKNLFPGFGVSAKSVTFDLEKMFEARDKEISALSAGIEGLFSSAGVRRLCGMAKVVGKEGENFVVSVNAQDGSQLEKVLAKNVVLAVGSHPVSLPGVDVDGASVLFSDAALNMEVPGELLVIGGGVIGLEMSSIWGRLGARVTVVEYGGRIAASFDSEVSKLLKKVLEKQGIVFELSQKVVSVAKRGSRVAVSYEALSDGKRTDVEVDKVLVAVGRKPSVEGVVELGELQLDERGFIQVDGRYETNIKGIFAIGDVIGGAMLAHKAEMEGITVAELMSGRGLRVDYGVIPSVIYTHPAASAVGMSEDYLKSVNHSYKVGKSSFAANGRARVAGESEGFVKVVVCKETGVILGVHIVGAHADTMINEAAVALGYRATAEDICRICHSHPDVNEAFRDACEIACGKH, encoded by the coding sequence ATGAGTAGCTGTTACTACGATGTTGCGGTTATAGGAGCTGGGCCAGGGGGGTACAAGTGTTCGGTGAAATCCGCAAGGCTCGGTCTGAAGACGGTATGTATCGATAAGAACTCTCAGTGTGGTGGAACCTGCCTTAGAGAAGGGTGCATACCTTCGAAAGCGCTGCTTGAATATTCATACAAGTACTATTCGGCGAAGAATCTTTTTCCTGGATTTGGGGTCTCGGCCAAGAGCGTGACTTTTGATCTCGAGAAGATGTTTGAGGCTAGAGATAAGGAGATATCTGCATTGAGTGCGGGGATAGAGGGTCTTTTCTCTTCTGCTGGGGTGCGTAGGCTCTGTGGTATGGCGAAGGTTGTCGGCAAGGAAGGCGAGAATTTTGTTGTTTCTGTGAATGCGCAAGATGGGAGTCAGTTAGAAAAGGTTCTTGCTAAGAACGTTGTTCTCGCCGTGGGGTCTCATCCTGTATCCCTGCCTGGTGTAGATGTTGATGGTGCGTCGGTGCTGTTTTCGGATGCCGCGCTGAATATGGAAGTGCCCGGGGAGCTACTAGTTATTGGTGGTGGGGTTATCGGCTTGGAAATGTCTTCCATATGGGGCAGGTTAGGAGCTAGGGTGACCGTGGTGGAATATGGTGGTCGCATTGCTGCGAGCTTTGATTCGGAAGTTAGTAAGTTACTGAAGAAGGTGTTGGAGAAGCAGGGCATAGTCTTCGAGCTATCGCAGAAGGTAGTGTCAGTGGCCAAGAGGGGATCTCGTGTTGCGGTGAGTTATGAGGCGCTTTCTGATGGTAAGCGCACAGATGTTGAGGTGGATAAAGTATTAGTTGCTGTTGGTCGCAAGCCCAGTGTTGAGGGTGTTGTTGAGTTAGGAGAGTTACAGTTAGATGAGAGAGGGTTTATCCAAGTGGATGGCAGATATGAGACTAATATAAAGGGTATTTTTGCCATAGGTGATGTTATTGGTGGGGCCATGCTTGCACACAAAGCTGAAATGGAAGGAATCACCGTCGCTGAGCTGATGTCAGGAAGGGGCTTGCGTGTTGATTATGGAGTAATCCCATCGGTAATATACACACACCCTGCGGCTTCTGCGGTGGGAATGAGTGAGGACTATTTAAAGTCTGTTAACCACAGTTATAAGGTTGGAAAGAGCAGCTTTGCCGCTAATGGGAGGGCCAGAGTCGCTGGTGAGAGTGAAGGCTTTGTAAAGGTAGTTGTCTGTAAGGAAACGGGAGTGATTCTTGGGGTTCACATTGTGGGAGCGCATGCCGATACCATGATAAATGAGGCAGCAGTAGCGTTGGGCTACAGAGCTACAGCGGAAGATATCTGTCGTATTTGTCATTCACATCCAGATGTTAATGAGGCTTTCAGGGATGCATGCGAAATTGCGTGCGGCAAGCACTAG
- a CDS encoding efflux RND transporter periplasmic adaptor subunit, producing MGLQLKYRIALLLICGCLAWLISGLFVPDGERNRDTIFGTADVGSSIALQELGAEERTVVRVLPAGVYASQSVDVAAQAGGKVEEVFLESGSFAEKDQVILKLEERERLEALEYAKELLEQRRQEYDAAESLGFTGHSTQMQEQAALVSLKAAEVGYKNALLAYRNSAIRAPFSGIIDRIMSQVGSMVAEGQPVVRISNFDKLKVVTYVSERDISHVNPGDEVKVILNQGVILAGDVCFVGRVATPETMSYRVEALLDNEEGGIFASDGMNASVELALKKVRSYKIPASSLSITDTGAVGIKVLASGGVVSFVDAEIVDDDSEGNVWVTGDFVREDRITLVMRGHEYVTDGMKIPNHGT from the coding sequence ATGGGTTTGCAGTTAAAATACAGAATAGCGCTGTTGTTGATTTGTGGATGTTTGGCGTGGCTCATTAGCGGGCTGTTTGTGCCTGATGGGGAGCGTAACAGGGATACCATCTTTGGGACTGCTGATGTGGGGTCGTCTATTGCTCTGCAGGAGCTTGGTGCAGAAGAAAGGACAGTGGTGCGGGTTTTGCCTGCTGGAGTATATGCCTCTCAATCAGTGGATGTAGCCGCGCAGGCTGGTGGAAAGGTAGAAGAGGTTTTTCTCGAAAGTGGCAGCTTTGCGGAAAAGGATCAGGTAATTTTGAAACTTGAAGAACGTGAGAGGCTTGAGGCGCTGGAGTACGCCAAGGAGTTGCTGGAGCAAAGAAGGCAGGAGTACGACGCGGCTGAAAGCTTAGGATTTACGGGGCATAGCACTCAAATGCAAGAGCAAGCGGCACTTGTTAGTCTTAAAGCTGCAGAGGTCGGCTACAAAAATGCATTGCTTGCATACAGGAATAGCGCAATAAGGGCTCCTTTTAGTGGTATCATCGACAGGATTATGTCGCAGGTTGGTTCTATGGTTGCAGAGGGTCAACCAGTGGTGAGGATATCGAATTTTGATAAGCTAAAAGTGGTTACTTATGTTTCCGAGCGCGATATATCGCATGTAAATCCTGGTGACGAGGTCAAAGTTATTCTGAATCAGGGCGTGATATTGGCGGGAGATGTTTGTTTTGTTGGCAGAGTAGCAACTCCGGAAACTATGTCATACAGGGTGGAGGCGTTGCTGGACAACGAAGAAGGTGGAATCTTTGCTTCAGACGGGATGAATGCGAGTGTTGAGTTAGCTCTCAAAAAGGTGAGGTCCTACAAAATTCCCGCCTCCTCTCTTAGTATAACAGATACAGGGGCGGTTGGTATAAAGGTGCTCGCTAGCGGTGGGGTGGTCAGTTTTGTGGATGCTGAGATAGTAGACGATGACAGTGAAGGTAACGTTTGGGTTACGGGAGATTTTGTCCGCGAAGACCGGATAACGCTAGTCATGCGAGGACATGAGTATGTCACGGATGGTATGAAAATCCCAAATCATGGCACGTAG
- the infA gene encoding translation initiation factor IF-1: MKIKEGVARIEGVVTKLLRDAVFIVKLNDGYEIMAHASGRIRKSKIRILMHDKVIVEVSSYGVNKEGLGKGRVVSRLRNKD, encoded by the coding sequence GTGAAAATTAAGGAGGGAGTTGCAAGGATAGAAGGTGTTGTCACGAAGTTGCTCAGGGATGCTGTGTTTATAGTGAAGCTGAACGATGGCTACGAGATAATGGCACACGCTTCTGGAAGAATACGGAAGAGCAAGATACGTATTCTGATGCATGATAAAGTAATAGTTGAAGTTAGTTCTTACGGCGTCAATAAAGAGGGGCTGGGTAAGGGAAGGGTGGTCAGTAGGCTCAGAAATAAAGACTAA
- a CDS encoding Maf family nucleotide pyrophosphatase: MRKIDELVLASSSEYRLRLLGQIGIVPGEVVSPDIDESVNGGEAPRVYTARVAREKSLAVHSQRSDKFVLGADTAAYCGTRIMLKTYDREQVAEYMEMISGRRHRVCTTVCLCTPSGELHTRSVESVVKFKRLSASEISYYIDSDEWQGKAGGYSIQGLAATLISWMQGSYSSIVGLPLHETYCLLSRYFNLTHIP; encoded by the coding sequence GTGAGGAAGATAGATGAGTTAGTGCTGGCGTCATCTTCTGAGTACCGTCTTCGTTTGTTAGGGCAGATAGGCATTGTTCCCGGGGAAGTGGTATCCCCTGATATTGATGAGTCCGTCAACGGGGGTGAAGCACCCCGTGTTTATACGGCGCGTGTTGCTAGAGAGAAATCGCTCGCAGTACATTCGCAGAGATCTGATAAGTTCGTGTTAGGTGCAGATACCGCTGCATATTGTGGCACCAGGATTATGTTGAAGACATATGACAGAGAGCAAGTCGCTGAGTATATGGAGATGATATCTGGGCGGCGTCATAGGGTTTGTACGACGGTTTGTTTGTGCACTCCATCGGGTGAGTTGCATACACGCAGCGTTGAGAGTGTGGTCAAATTCAAGCGTCTTTCAGCAAGTGAAATCAGTTATTACATAGACTCTGATGAGTGGCAAGGGAAGGCTGGGGGATATAGCATACAGGGTTTGGCTGCCACCTTAATTTCGTGGATGCAGGGGTCTTATTCTTCGATAGTCGGGCTCCCACTGCATGAGACGTATTGCCTATTGAGTAGGTATTTCAATTTGACACATATTCCTTGA
- the rpsB gene encoding 30S ribosomal protein S2 yields MGNIPEFSVRDLIEAGIHLGHKAGRWNPAMAPYIYGVHKHKDIHIIDLRKTAALLKNALNVLYDVVHKRGRVLFVGTKVQASNIVAEEAARCGQYYVNHRWLGGTLTNWETVSSSIRRLLEFEKLLSDSDARYTKKELLMFGKQRDKLERSLGGIREMGGLPHVLFVIDVNKEHIAIQEANKLKIPVVAILDTNSDPRGVDYPIPGNDDSIRSIDFFCRAVSNTILEAIRSDLMNSGISVVAAGKKDKEAVSEVSAEDEKKDLDAKDYSDIEGALTAETSMDAVADGDAAPC; encoded by the coding sequence ATGGGTAATATACCTGAATTTAGTGTCCGCGATCTTATAGAAGCGGGTATCCACCTTGGGCATAAAGCAGGTCGTTGGAATCCTGCTATGGCGCCTTACATATACGGCGTTCATAAACATAAAGATATTCACATAATAGATTTGAGAAAAACTGCTGCTCTTCTAAAGAACGCATTGAACGTTCTATATGATGTGGTACACAAGCGGGGAAGGGTTCTCTTTGTTGGCACCAAGGTGCAGGCTTCTAATATCGTTGCTGAGGAAGCAGCGCGTTGTGGACAGTATTATGTTAACCACAGGTGGCTTGGTGGGACGCTTACTAACTGGGAGACGGTTTCTTCTTCCATAAGGCGTTTGTTGGAATTTGAGAAGTTGTTAAGTGATTCCGATGCGCGTTACACAAAGAAAGAGCTGCTTATGTTCGGTAAGCAGCGTGACAAGCTTGAAAGATCTCTAGGTGGGATCCGTGAAATGGGAGGATTGCCTCACGTTTTGTTTGTGATAGATGTTAACAAGGAGCACATTGCTATTCAGGAAGCAAATAAGCTTAAAATTCCCGTAGTAGCTATTCTAGACACAAATTCCGATCCACGAGGCGTAGATTATCCAATTCCTGGTAATGATGACTCTATAAGGTCTATAGATTTCTTCTGTAGGGCGGTGTCTAACACGATATTAGAGGCAATCAGATCTGATTTGATGAATTCTGGCATTAGTGTTGTGGCGGCTGGCAAGAAAGATAAAGAGGCGGTCAGCGAGGTTAGTGCGGAAGATGAGAAAAAAGACCTTGATGCCAAGGACTATTCGGATATCGAGGGTGCTCTTACCGCTGAAACATCTATGGATGCAGTTGCTGACGGCGATGCTGCTCCGTGTTGA
- the tsf gene encoding translation elongation factor Ts encodes MKIDVEVIKELRQISGAGLGDCKEALEACLGDIDKAKEYLREKGLSKAYKKANRDVAEGLVAMVSEGSCGALVKLGCETDFVARNERFCDLALCLAKCLHGYGEENLDGFLASKCVGSESGLSVKDEVIAAAAVLGENVVVGGVELLRLTGPGVVGSYVHGMVRDGLGKAAALVALESTVKDLEGIAGFAKQLAMHVVAAKPEALSVETLDPAVVEREMAIVAKQVEALGKPAAVTQKIVDGRMQKFYEDMVLLEQVFVIDNQTRIRDLIQQKSQSLGGEIRLIGYKLLSVGG; translated from the coding sequence ATGAAAATTGATGTGGAAGTTATCAAAGAGCTACGGCAGATTTCTGGTGCAGGTCTTGGTGACTGCAAAGAAGCCCTTGAAGCTTGTTTGGGGGATATTGATAAGGCCAAGGAGTATTTGAGAGAGAAGGGGCTTTCCAAGGCTTATAAGAAGGCGAACAGAGATGTTGCCGAAGGGCTTGTGGCCATGGTTTCAGAAGGTTCTTGTGGGGCTCTTGTCAAGCTAGGTTGCGAAACCGACTTTGTGGCGCGCAATGAAAGATTTTGTGATCTTGCTTTATGTTTGGCCAAGTGTCTTCACGGTTATGGGGAAGAAAATCTTGACGGTTTTTTAGCTTCTAAGTGTGTTGGTAGTGAGTCAGGCCTGAGCGTAAAAGATGAGGTGATAGCTGCTGCGGCAGTTCTGGGGGAGAATGTTGTTGTGGGAGGCGTTGAGCTTTTGCGCCTCACAGGCCCAGGAGTGGTTGGTAGTTATGTTCATGGTATGGTCAGGGATGGTCTAGGCAAGGCTGCAGCGCTGGTTGCGCTGGAGTCAACTGTGAAGGATCTGGAAGGCATTGCTGGTTTCGCGAAGCAGTTAGCTATGCATGTTGTTGCCGCTAAGCCAGAGGCTCTGTCTGTGGAAACGCTGGATCCCGCAGTGGTGGAGCGCGAAATGGCGATAGTTGCAAAGCAAGTAGAAGCCTTGGGAAAACCTGCTGCAGTGACTCAGAAGATCGTTGATGGGAGGATGCAGAAGTTCTACGAGGATATGGTGCTGCTTGAGCAGGTGTTTGTTATCGACAATCAGACTAGAATCCGTGATCTGATACAGCAGAAAAGTCAGAGTTTAGGAGGAGAAATCCGGTTAATTGGTTACAAACTGCTTTCTGTTGGAGGATAG